CGTCGGTGAAGGCCGTGCTCGACAACCTCATACTCTCAAACACCTTCCGCATGGGAGTCGTAGGCCTCGCGAAGACCCTCTCGCAGGAGCTCGGCAAAGACAACATCCTGGTCAACGTCATCGCCCCCGGGCGGATCGGCACGGCGCGTATCGACCAGCTCGATAAGATACGCGCGGAGAAGCAGGGGCTCAGCGTCGAAGAGCTCCAGAAAAAGGCCTTCGCCGGCATTCCTCTCGGACGCTACGGGAGGCCGGAAGAGTACGGCAAGCTGGCGGCCTTCCTCTGCTCTGCGGCAAATACCTTCATCACCGGTCAGACAATTCTCGTCGACGGCGGCATGGTGAAGGCGATATAATAATATGATAGATAAATAAAAGGAGGATGACGGCGATGGGCAAAAAAATAATCGTTCTCAACGGAAGCCCGAGAGCGAACGGAAATACGGCGGCGCTTGCCGCGCGCTTCATAAAGGGCGCGGAGTCAGCGGGACATGAAGTCAGGCTCTTCGATCTGCAAAAGATGGATATCAAACCCTGCCTTGGCTGCTGCACGGGCGGCAAAGACCCTAAACACCCCTGCGTACAGCGCGACGGCATGGATGAGATATATCCAGCCTTCATGGAGGCGGATATCGTGGTGCTGGCCTCGCCGATGTACTTCTGGAGCTTCACGGCGCAGCTCAAAGCGGCGATCGACCGCAGCTTCGCGGTGACGGAGCTTGATCCGAACTACAGACCGCCGCATAAAGAGTGTGCCATGCTGATGGCGGCGGAGGGCGACAGCGAATCGAACTTCGCGCCGGTAAAGGATTTCTACGCGAGCCTGCTCGGACATCTGGGCTGGAAAGATCTCGGCATGGTGCTGGCCGGCGGCGTCATGGCCCCCGGAGACATCGAGGGACACCCCGCGCTCGAAGAGGCCGAAGCCCTGGGAGCTTCGATAAAATAACAAACCGGCGGCGGGGCCTCCCGAAGGAAATCCCCGCCGCGCATCACCGCTATCCATACGTCTGACAAACAATCCGCTTACACACCTTCAACACTCCCGCATAAAACCGCACAGGCCGAACAGGGCGAAATCAGCCGCCGCTGTTGGCCCGCTGCCTAAGCATGTCCCATGTCTTACACTAAAAACCCAATAAGAGGGAGAAATCATTATGAAAAAAATGAATCTCAGCGCAAAAATCTTTATCGGCTTCGGCATTGGCATCGTCCTTGGACTGATATTCGAAGATAAAGTGCTAATTCTCAAACCAATCGGCGATCTTTTCCTGCGCCTCATCAAAATGCTTGTCGCGCCGCTTATCCTCTGCTCCATCACGGCCGGCGTATGCAGCATCGGCGATATAAACAGGCTTAAACGGATAGGGACAAAGACGCTTCTTTACTTCATCATCACAACAATGGCGGCAGCGGCTATCTCCATGCTCATCGCGAACGCCATTCGTCCTGGTAGCGGCTTCGACCTGAATATGATCGCCGCTGGAGGCAAGACCTACCAGGCCGCGCCCGTCCCTTCGCTCTCACAGACCATAGTCGGGATGTTCCCAGACAATATTTTCAGCGCGCTGGCGGACGGCACGCTGATACAGATAATAGCCTTCGCACTCTTCATGGGCGTGGCGATAATCCTCCTTGGAGAACGCGGTGAAAGACTGCGCCATGCTTTTGAGGACGGCGCGGAGATGATGTACAAGATAACGGCGGTAGTCATGGCCTTTTCCCCTTATGGCGTGGCGGCGCTCATGGCTTGTGCCGTCGGCTCGTACGGCCTCAAGATATTCGGCCCCCTCGCCGCCTTTATAGGCACGGTCTATATCGCCCTGCTCTCCATCTGCGCGATGTA
This region of Cloacibacillus sp. genomic DNA includes:
- a CDS encoding flavodoxin family protein yields the protein MGKKIIVLNGSPRANGNTAALAARFIKGAESAGHEVRLFDLQKMDIKPCLGCCTGGKDPKHPCVQRDGMDEIYPAFMEADIVVLASPMYFWSFTAQLKAAIDRSFAVTELDPNYRPPHKECAMLMAAEGDSESNFAPVKDFYASLLGHLGWKDLGMVLAGGVMAPGDIEGHPALEEAEALGASIK
- a CDS encoding dicarboxylate/amino acid:cation symporter, with amino-acid sequence MKKMNLSAKIFIGFGIGIVLGLIFEDKVLILKPIGDLFLRLIKMLVAPLILCSITAGVCSIGDINRLKRIGTKTLLYFIITTMAAAAISMLIANAIRPGSGFDLNMIAAGGKTYQAAPVPSLSQTIVGMFPDNIFSALADGTLIQIIAFALFMGVAIILLGERGERLRHAFEDGAEMMYKITAVVMAFSPYGVAALMACAVGSYGLKIFGPLAAFIGTVYIALLSICAMYAVMLVVIAKVPLKQFFPKIAELWLVTASTTSSSGSLPVTISVSRDKLGVSGNLAGFVLPLGATMNMNGGACFYAATVIFVSHLYGMPLAIGQQFFVITLTALISVGCPGVPGGAIIMSTMLLTTMGLPLEVVGMIAGIFRLIDMGTTTLNCTGDVVTSLCIGRGENMIDDAVLNDSLAKSKVSF